In Colletotrichum higginsianum IMI 349063 chromosome 3, whole genome shotgun sequence, a genomic segment contains:
- a CDS encoding Vacuolar ATP synthase catalytic subunit a: protein MQVGFRPRLRARPSLVELLVRGRQGNDGSPPVSPSNPPADRVTGTGAGISGIYLQIPGSAADAIDSSGGGGGGGGPSATEGSEAGTGPGHTSSPPLSHAPEGAAPSPTRTVSSWSTTGPIQDRDEVHPGRAQEPQPHPQPSSQVTVDVEALEIASAQPLPSSLPTTPRLAPSNPPSPSTADPFSPSTDLSPVTTLHKPSPARVETPIMPPKQKKDTKVEKEDLGSGKIFSVSGPVIVAEDMIGVAMYELVRVSHDNLVGEVIRINGDQATIQVYEETGDMQLTECAAGVTVGDPVYRTGKPLSVELGPGLLNGIYDGIQRPLEKISEISKTIYIPRGIAVPALDRTKKWDFEPTAKVGDHISGGDVWGTVNENSFISVHRILLPPRARGTITKIASKGQYTVAEPLLEVEFEGKKTEYPMMQTWPVRVPRPTTEKLQANEPFVVGQRVLDALFPSVQGGTVAIPGAFGCGKTVISQSVSKFSNSDVIVYVGCGERGNEMAEVLKDFPELTIEVDGRKEPIMKRTTLIANTSNMPVAAREASIYTGITVAEYFRDQGLDVAMMADSSSRWAEALREISGRLGEMPADQGFPAYLGAKLASFYERAGRVKSLGSPERMGSVSIVGAVSPPGGDFSDPVTTSTLGIVQVFWGLDKKLAQRKHFPSINTSLSYSKYTMVLDKWYEKDYPDFPRLRDRIKQLLSDSEELDQVVQLVGKSALSDPDKITLDIAALLKEDFLQQNGYSDYDQFCPLWKTEWMMKLMVGFHDEAQKAVAQGQSWAKVREATGDLQAKLRQLKFEVPDDGQDVITKKYEDIQQEMLDKFASVVDE, encoded by the exons ATGCAGGTCGGATtccgccctcgccttcggGCGCGGCCGTCGCTGGTCGAGTTGCTGGTCCGGGGAAGACAAGGCAACGACGGGTCACCGCCAGTGTCACCTTCCAACCCGCCAGCTGACAGGGTGACTGGCACTGGCGCTGGCATCTCGGGCATCTACTTGCAGATTCCTGGCAGCGCTGCAGACGCCATTGATAGTagtggcggaggcggcggtggtggtggtcctTCAGCGACAGAAGGCTCAGAAGCAGGCACGGGCCCCGGCCATACATCATCGCCCCCACTTTCCCATGCACCAGAAGGGGCAGCACCATCGCCCACCCGTACCGTTTCCAGCTGGAGCACCACAGGTCCCATACAAGACCGGGACGAGGTACATCCAGGACGTGCACAGGAGCCGCAGCCGCATCCACAGCCGAGCAGCCAAGTCACAGTGGACGTCGAAGCTCTGGAAATAGCTTCTGCTCAACCTCTACCATCCTCtcttccaacaacacctcGACTCGCTCCATCCAAcccgccctccccctcaaCAGCGGACCCTTTTTCACCTTCCACCGACCTTTCTCCTGTGACGACGCTGCACAAGCCGAGCCCTGCTCGCGTCGAAACGCCCATCATGCCTCCT AAACAGAAGAAAGACaccaaggtcgagaaggaagATCTCGGAAGCG GCAAGATCTTCTCCGTCTCAGG acccgtcatcgtcgccgaggacatgATTGGTGTTGCTATGTACGAGTTG GTTAGAGTTAGTCACGATAACCTAGTTGGCGAAGTCATTCGAATCAATGGCGATCAAGCGACCATTCAGGTCTACGAGGAGACTG GCGACATGCAGCTGACGGAATGCGCAGCCGGCGTCACGGTCGGTGACCCCGTCTACCGCACCGGAAAGCCGTTGTCGGTCGAGCTTGGCCCTGGCCTGCTCAACGGCATCTACGACGGTATTCAGAGACCCCTCGAGAAGATCAGCGAAATCTCCAAGACCATTTATATCCCCCGTGGCATCGCCGtccccgccctcgaccgcaCGAAGAAGTGGGATTTCGAGCCCACCGCCAAGGTTGGCGACCACATCTCCGGCGGTGACGTCTGGGGTACTGTCAACGAGAACTCGTTCATTTCCGTCCACCGAATTCTGCTCCCGCCCCGTGCTCGCGGTACCATCACCAAGATCGCCAGCAAGGGCCAATACACAGTCGCGGAGCccctcctcgaggtcgagttcgagggcaagaagacgGAATACCCCATGATGCAGACCTGGCCTGTGCGAGTTCCCCGCCCGACCACCGAGAAGCTCCAGGCAAACGAGCCCTTCGTTGTCGGCCAGAGAGTTTTGGACGCCCTGTTCCCCAGTGTCCAGGGCGGTACCGTTGCCATTCCTGGTGCTTTCGGCTGCGGAAAGACTGTCATTAGTCAGTCTGTGTCCAAGTTTTCCAACAGCGACGTCATCGTCTACGTCGGTTGTGGTGAGCGCGGAAACGAGATGGCCGAAGTCTTGAAGGATTTCCCCGAGCTCACCATCGAGGTCGATGGTCGCAAGGAGCCCATCATGAAGCGCACCACCCTCATCGCCAACACCTCCAACATGCCCGTCGCTGCCCGCGAGGCCTCCATCTACACCGGTATCACTGTAGCTGAATATTTTCGTGACCAGGGACTGGATGTTGCCATGATGGCCGACTCGTCGTCGCGTTGGGCCGAGGCTCTCCGTGAAATTTCCGGTCGTTTGGGAGAGATGCCTGCTGACCAAGGTTTCCCCGCCTACCTCGGTGCCAAGCTCGCCAGTTTCTACGAGCGTGCCGGCCGCGTCAAGTCTCTCGGCTCGCCCGAGCGGATGGGCAGTGTCAGCATTGTCGGTGCTGTCAGCCCCCCCGGTGGTGATTTCTCCGATCCCGTCACCACCTCCACCCTCGGTATCGTGCAGGTCTTCTGGGGTCTCGACAAGAAGCTCGCCCAGCGCAAGCACTTCCCCTCCATCAACACCTCGCTCAGTTACAGCAAGTACACCATGGTCCTCGACAAGTGGTACGAGAAGGACTACCCCGACTTCCCCCGGTTGCGCGACCGCATCAAGCAGCTCCTGTCCGACTCTGAAGAGCTCGACCAGGTCGTGCAGCTGGTCGGAAAGAGTGCGCTGTCTGACCCCGACAAAATCACCTTGGACATCGCCGCGCTGCTGAAGGAGGATTTCCTGCAGCAGAACGGTTACTCGGACTACGACCAATTCTGCCCCCTGTGGAAGACCGAGTGGATGATGAAGCTCATGGTCGGCTTCCACGACGAGGCACAAAAGGCCGTTGCTCAGGGCCAGAGCTGGGCCAAGGTTCGCGAGGCTACCGGAGACCTGCAGGCCAAGCTGCGTCAACTCAAGTTCGAGGTTCCCGATGATGGCCAGGACGTTATCACCAAGAAG TACGAGGATATCCAGCAGGAGATGCTGGACAAGTTTGCCTCCGTTGTTGACGAGTAA
- a CDS encoding FAD binding domain-containing protein, translating to MSRPFNKVVVVGAGPSGLLLALLLSKHGIAVHILEAQDHLDQQPRAAHYGPAAMPELIRAGVLAEVRRRGMTTSQFVWRRFGDHSVITGFDSTVLRDVDGEDLRPTCLVLQELDQIMLDEFLGKYNGAISWQHRVVGLGQDDDRAWVDVETPGGKKRVEADYIIGCDGANSAVRKGLFGDEYPGWTWDQQIVATNTYYDFAGKFGWHDANFVIHPEHFFMAARITADGLYRVTYGEEPNLSHDELRARRREKFKTMLPGHPGPDEYEVVNFAPYKMHQRCAPRFRAGRFMLAADAAHLCNPWGGLGITGGFVDVGGLYDCLAGIWDGAADEGILDLYCEKRREKWRTVIDPISQENFRRVSDSDPATRLERDGFLQMCQRAERDSDLMRELMMGTFDVRYDFTQHYEKVNGHKLNGG from the exons ATGAGTCGTCCGTTTAACAAG gtcgtcgtcgtcggggccggCCCCTCCGGCCTGCTTCTCGCCCTGCTCCTCTCCAAACACGGTATCGCGGTTCATATACTCGAGGCCCAAGATCATCTCGACCAGCAACCCCGCGCCGCCCACTATGGACCCGCCGCCATGCCCGAACTCATCCGCGCGGGGGTCCTAGCAGAagtccgccgccgtgggATGACGACGAGCCAGTTTGTCTGGCGGCGCTTCGGGGATCACAGTGTCATCACGGGCTTCGATTCGACCGTCCTCCgcgatgtcgacggcgaggatctACGACCGACGTGCCTCGTACTGCAGGAGCTCGACCAGATCATGCTCGACGAGTTCTTGGGGAAGTACAACGGGGCCATCAGCTGGCAGCACCGCGTGGTCGGACTGGGACAAGACGACGACCGTGCCTgggtcgacgtcgagacacccggcggcaagaagcgggtcgaggccgactaCATCATCGGCTGCGACGGGGCCAACAGCGCCGTGCGCAAGGGGCTCTTCGGGGACGAGTACCCCGGCTGGACGTGGGACCAGCAAATCGTCGCGACGAACACCTATTACGACTTCGCGGGCAAGTTCGGGTGGCACGACGCCAACTTCGTCATCCACCCGGAGCACTTCTTCATGGCGGCCAGGATCACGGCGGACGGGCTGTACCGCGTCACGTACGGCGAGGAGCCGAACCTCTCGCACGACGAGCTCAGGGCGCGCCGGCGGGAGAAGTTCAAAACCATGCTGCCAGGGCACCCCGGGCCCGACGAGTACGAGGTCGTCAACTTTGCGCCGTACAAGATGCACCAGCGCTGCGCCCCGCGGTTCCGGGCCGGGCGCTTCAtgctggccgccgacgccgcccacCTGTGCAACCCCTGGGGCGGGCTCGGCATCACCGGGGGGTTCGTGGACGTCGGCGGCCTGTACGACTGCCTGGCGGGGATCtgggacggggcggcggacgagggcaTCCTCGATCTGTACTgcgagaagaggagggagaagtgGAGGACGGTCATCGATCCGATCTCGCAGGAGAACTTCCGGAGGGTCTCGGACTCGGACCCTGCGACGCGGCTAGAGAGGGACGGGTTTCTGCAGATGTGTCAGCGAGCCGAGAGGGATTCGGACCTCATGCGGGAGTTGATGATGGGCACTTTTGACGTACGGTATGACTTTACGCAACACTACGAGAAAGTCAATGGGCACAAATTGAATGGTGGTTGA
- a CDS encoding Twin-arginine translocation pathway signal, whose protein sequence is MPSIMKTALVACLAAVAAAAPLGPKLNAEQMKIYDLAKRQQAGAGAAGLTDIDILQFALTLEWLEGTFYQQGFQKFPAQEFQALGLSQEQVNDLQQVGATELSHVSLLQSAIAQAGTQPVQPCQYNFGFTNAAGMVQTAAVLENVGVSAYLGAAPLIKDKAILGTAGSILTIEARHQTFIRGASKQIAIPQAFDAPLGVRAVFSLAAPFITSCPQGSNLALQAFPKLTMTAPANPAAVAVGAPIMLQSDAAPQAQACAFTTGGIQPGGTAFTPFNPQQGCVVPQGLSGVVYLSLTNQAPMAGTLTDEIIVAGPMVLTIS, encoded by the exons ATGCCCTCCATAATGAAgaccgccctcgtcgcctgcctcgccgcagtggccgccgccgcccctctGGGACCCAAGTTGAACGCCGAGCAGATGAAGATCTACGACCTGGCCAAGAGGCAACAGGCCGGAGCTGGCGCTGCAGGACTGACGGATATCGACATTCTTCAATT CGCCCTTACCTTGGAATGGCTCGAGGGAACCTTCTACCAGCAAGGCTTCCAAAAGTTTCCCGCACAGGAGTTCCAGGCTCTCGGTCTGTCCCAGGAGCAGGTCAACGACCTGCAACAGGTCGGAGCCACTGAGCTGTCGCACGTCTCTCTCCTGCAGTCCGCCATTGCCCAGGCCGGCACTCAACCCGTTCAGCCCTGCCAGTACAACTTCGGCTTCACGAATGCTGCTGGCATGGTCCAGACTGCTGCTGTCCTCGAGAATGTTGGTGTTTCTGCCTACCTCGGCGCCGCTCCCCTCATCAAAGACAAGGCTATTCTCGGCACTGCTGGCTCCATCCTCACCATCGAGGCTCGCCACCAGACCTTCATCCGCGGCGCCTCCAAGCAGATCGCCATTCCTCAGGCTTTCGATGCCCCTCTCGGCGTCCGCGCCGTCTTCTCTCTGGCTGCTCCCTTCATCACGTCCTGTCCCCAGGGCTCCAACTTGGCTCTGCAAGCTTTCCCCAAGCTGACCATGACCGCTCCCGCCAaccctgccgccgtcgccgtcggcgccccgATCATGCTTCAGTCGGATGCTGCTCCCCAGGCCCAAGCTTGCGCTTTCACTACTGGTGGCATCCAGCCCGGTGGAACTGCCTTCACCCCCTTCAACCCTCAGCAGGGTTGTGTCGTTCCCCAGGGTCTCAGCGGCGTCGTCTACCTCTCCCTCACGAACCAGGCCCCGATGGCCGGCACGCTCACCGATGAGATCATTGTGGCTGGTCCCATGGTGCTTACTATCTCGTAA
- a CDS encoding RNB domain-containing protein translates to MEQQQQQQQQQQPPQPQQPASGVPGPTGRRLHIAHRRSPSELTPLMSMFANPGMEQLAIQQQIELLQQQQQQIQATQQQYMNMGMMPPTQQLGPGGAFNPLQQGMAPQGGFQFPQQLPQQNVSMGGPPTQPMSHRRNQSALPNMGMGPPPAPSSGASGSNFNDAATAAPGRENSGGRGGRGGGAGGGHQRRHSLALADAKKAAEIAQQKRTTSGFQFPMSGPSNETGADGGASAPAPAPAQSEAPIAQGTSAGRGRGGHGRSQSMAVNGRGGGGAGRGGFSGDSSQNDFGRRGSATGGGHARTGSRNFDGNWRNQGGNQGQDQGGFQPGHRTRGSINQSISNIGAFQYPGQPQLMQMPGSMLPMGMYPGQQLNPMQIQQLQALQAAQMNGQQFVGLQGSQHAGQLGGNQQQQQQRKTLFTPYLPQATLPALLGDGQLVSGILRVNKKNRSDAYVSTQDGLLDADIFICGSKDRNRALEGDLVAVELLDVDEVWSQKREKEEKKKRKDITDTRSGSTNGQSQSSGNNDDNTQQEGGIRRRGSLRQRPTQKKNDDVEVEGQSLLLVEEEEINDEAKPLYAGHIVAVIERVAGQMFSGNLGLLRPSSQATKEKQEAERAARDGGNNRHHDNRSQEKPKIVWFKPTDKRVPLIAIPTEQAPRDFVEKHQDYADRIFVACIKRWPITSLHPFGTLVEQLGRMGDLKVETDALLRDNNFSSDEFSEAVLRSVGLQDWSLDKEDEAALAARRDFRDEKVVTLDLNGSPELANAIHIKTQPDGKIDIGIHIPDVTHFVKPNSLIDREAKKRGTAVHLVNRTCALLPPKIGGEVCSLAPGEERLAVSVLFRVNPHNGSVAEGDAWVGKSIIKSTAKITIDEIDAALNGQADWKHESIQLKDVQILNAVAQKFTEARLGAGGEPIAPLRLLQQLDDENIPIKHNIFDSTPATELVEELMHKANSYVAQRLAQALPEKALLRRQGPPNARRLQTFADRMNAIGYEVETSGSGSLHNSLFKVDDADVRKGMETLVLKSMQRARYFIAGKTAKQLWPHYALNLPLYTHFTSPTRRYADIIVHRQLEAALSEGKIEYTEDLESLVKTIESCNTKKDSAQNAQEQSIHIESCREMDKKRQEVNGDLITEGIVLCVYESAFDVLIPEWGFEKRVHCDQLPLKKAEFRKEKRVLELYWEKGVPSSAYVPEDERPKAAASVRNANAMAAARQAEASERAKKEREEAARKQTETGTISTDDVDALFDDDDDNASDITEAMAGASLAERPTQSVPGSPTRSDAKPLQRTRSDSKVPAPEAPETRLSNKEKYLKLFKLREEGGEYIQDVTEMTRVPVILKTDLSKSPPCLTIRSLNPYAL, encoded by the exons atggagcagcagcagcaacaacagcagcagcagcagccgccgcagccgcagcagcctGCGAGCGGCGTACCGGGCCCGaccggccgccgccttcacATTGCACACAGGAGAAGCCCCTCTGAGCTGACTCCGTTGATGAGCATGTTTGCCAACCCGGGTA TGGAACAGCTAGCCATCCAACAGCAGATTGAGTtgttgcagcagcagcagcagcagatcCAAGCTACTCAGCAACAATACATGAACATGGGCATGATGCCCCCCACGCAGCAGCTCGGCCCAGGTGGTGCATTCAACCCCCTGCAGCAGGGCATGGCGCCGCAAGGCGGCTTCCAGTTCCCCCAACAGCTTCCGCAGCAGAATGTTTCCATGGGAGGACCTCCTACCCAGCCAATGTCACATCGCCGTAATCAGTCGGCACTTCCCAACATGGGAATGGGCCCGCCTCCCGCTCCCTCGTCGGGTGCCTCCGGCTCCAACTTCAACGATGCCGCTACCGCTGCTCCCGGCAGGGAAAACTCCGGTGGTCGCGGAGGtcgcggcggtggcgccggAGGGGGTCATCAACGACGTCACTCCCTCGCCCTTGCCGatgcgaagaaggcggcaGAGATCGCCCAGCAGAAGCGTACCACATCGGGCTTCCAGTTCCCCATGTCCGGTCCCTCCAACGAGACCGGTGCCGATGGTGGCgcctccgcccccgcccccgctcCGGCCCAATCCGAGGCCCCAATTGCCCAGGGTACCAGCGCCGGTCGCGGACGCGGTGGACACGGCCGCAGCCAGAGCATGGCTGTCAAcggccgtggtggtggcggcgcaggccgcggcggctTCTCTGGCGACTCCAGCCAGAACGACTTCGGTCGCCGAGGCAGCGCGACCGGTGGCGGCCACGCCAGAACCGGCTCTCGTAACTTTGATGGCAACTGGCGCAACCAGGGCGGCAACCAGGGTCAGGATCAAGGTGGCTTCCAGCCCGGCCACCGCACTCGTGGCTCCATCAACCAGTCCATCTCCAACATTGGAGCTTTCCAGTACCCCGGTCAGCCTCAGCTGATGCAGATGCCCGGTTCCATGCTTCCTATGGGCATGTACCCCGGTCAGCAGCTGAACCCCATGCAGATTCAGCAGCTGCAGGCCCTTCAGGCTGCGCAAATGAATGGCCAGCAGTTCGTTGGTCTCCAGGGTAGTCAGCATGCTGGCCAGCTTGGTGGaaaccagcagcagcaacagcagaGAAAGACCCTTTTCACCCCTTATCTCCCCCAGGCCACTCTCCCggctctcctcggcgatgggcAGCTCGTGTCTGGTATCCTTCGCGTGAACAAGAAGAACCGCAGCGACGCCTACGTTTCCACCCAGGACGGTTTGCTCGATGCCGATATCTTTATTTGTGGTAGCAAGGATCGCAACCGTGCTCTCGAGGGCGAtctggtcgccgtcgagctcctcgacgtcgacgaggtctgGTCGCAGAAGCgcgagaaggaagagaagaagaagcgcaaggacATCACTGATACCCGCTCTGGATCGACCAACGGACAGAGTCAGTCATCCGGTAACAACGATGACAACACTCAGCAAGAGGGCGGCATCCGCCGCCGGGGTAGTCTGCGCCAGCGCCCTAcccagaagaagaacgacgacgtcgaagtCGAGGGCCAGAGCCTGCTTCtcgtcgaagaggaggaaatCAACGATGAGGCCAAGCCCCTCTACGCTGGCCACATAGTGGCCGTCATCGAGCGTGTCGCTGGCCAGATGTTCTCGGGTAACCTTGGCCTGCTCCGACCCAGCAGCCAGGCTACCAAGGAGAAGCAAGAGGCCGAGAGAGCCGCCAGAGATGGTGGCAACAACCGTCACCACGACAACCGCTCTCAGGAGAAGCCCAAAATTGTTTGGTTCAAGCCTACCGACAAGCGCGTGCCGCTCATTGCCATCCCCACCGAGCAGGCGCCCCGCGACTTCGTCGAGAAGCACCAGGACTATGCCGATCGCATTTTCGTGGCCTGCATCAAGCGCTGGCCCATCACTTCGCTGCACCCTTTCGGTaccctcgtcgagcagctgggcCGCATGGGCGACCTCAAGGTGGAGACCGACGCTCTTCTGCGCGACAACAACTTTTCCTCGGACGAATTCTCCGAGGCTGTGCTGCGCAGCGTTGGTCTGCAGGACTGGTCTCTTGACAAGGAAGATGAGGCTGCTTTGGCTGCTCGTCGGGACTTCCGTGACGAGAAGGTTGTTACGCTCGACCTGAACGGTTCCCCTGAGCTTGCCAACGCCATCCACATCAAGACCCAGCCTGATGGCAAGATCGATATTGGTATCCACATTCCAGATGTCACTCACTTTGTCAAGCCGAACTCGCTTATTGACcgcgaggccaagaagcgtGGCACTGCTGTTCACTTGGTCAACCGGACCTGCGCCCTGCTCCCTCCCAAgatcggcggcgaggttTGTTCTCTGGCCCCTGGCGAAGAGCGCCTTGCCGTCAGTGTGCTCTTCCGCGTCAACCCCCACAACGGCTCCGTTGCGGAGGGTGATGCCTGGGTGGGCAAGAGTATCATTAAGAGCACTGCCAAGATCACTATTGATGAAATTGATGCCGCTCTGAACGGCCAGGCTGACTGGAAACATGAGTCCATCCAACTTAAGGATGTTCAGATCCTCAAC GCTGTCGCCCAAAAGTTTACCGAGGCTCGTCTGGGCGCTGGTGGCGAGCCCATTGCTCCCCTAAGGCTTCTGCAGCAGCTTGACGATGAGAACATCCCTATCAAGCACAACATCTTTGACTCGACTCCCGCAACGGAGCTCGTTGAGGAGCTCATGCACAAGGCCAACAGCTATGTTGCCCAGCGTCTCGCCCAGGCTCTCCCTGAGAAGGCTCTCcttcgtcgacaaggcccACCCAACGCCCGACGCCTGCAGACCTTCGCTGATCGCATGAACGCGATTGGCTACGAGGTCGAGACGTctggcagcggcagcctgCACAACAGCCTtttcaaggtcgacgacgccgatgtcCGTAAGGGGATGGAGACGCTCGTTCTCAAGTCGATGCAACGTGCCAGATACTTCATTGCTGGCAAGACGGCCAAGCAGCTGTGGCCTCATTATGCCCTCAACCTGCCTCTATACACTCATTTCACTAGCCCCACCCGGCGCTACGCTGATATCATCGTCCATCGCCAGCTCGAGGCTGCGCTATCCGAGGGCAAAATCGAGTACACGGAAGACCTCGAGAGCCTCGTCAAGACCATTGAGTCTTGCAACACCAAGAAGGACTCTGCGCAGAACGCCCAGGAGCAGAGTATTCACATTGAGTCCTGCCGCGAGATGGACAAGAAGCGACAGGAGGTCAACGGTGATCTCATCACTGAAGGCATCGTCCTTTGCGTGTATGAGTCGGCCTTCGACGTTCTCATTCCCGAATGGGGCTTCGAAAAGCGCGTGCACTGTGATCAGCTGCCTCTCAAGAAGGCTGAGTTCAGAAAGGAGAAGAGAGTACTCGAGCTCTACTGGGAGAAGGGCGTGCCGAGCTCTGCCTACGTGCCCGAAGATGAGCGCCCTAAGGCTGCCGCGTCCGTTAGAAACGCCaacgccatggccgccgctCGTCAAGCGGAAGCCTCGGAGCGtgccaagaaggagagagaggaggcTGCACGTAAGCAGACGGAGACGGGCACCATCTCcaccgacgacgtcgatgcgctcttcgacgacgatgacgacaatGCGTCTGACATCACCGAGGCCATGGCCGGTGCCTCGTTGGCCGAGAGGCCCACGCAGAGCGTTCCCGGCTCGCCAACTCGATCTGATGCTAAGCCTCTGCAGCGCACGAGATCCGACTCCAAGGTTCCTGCGCCGGAGGCTCCCGAGACCCGCCTGTCGAACAAGGAGAAGTACCTCAAGCTCTTCAAGCTGCGcgaggagggaggcgagTACATTCAAGACGTGACGGAGATGACCAGGGTTCCTGTGATTCTTAAGACCGATCTCTCCAAGAGCCCACC TTGCTTGACTATTCGCTCTTTGAACCCCTACGCCCTGTAA